The Candidatus Paceibacterota bacterium genome window below encodes:
- a CDS encoding DUF2249 domain-containing protein encodes MNQRIVTLDVREDIRSGREPFERIMRAVAGLKGNEQFMLVAPFEPVPLYAVLARQGFSHQSKATPGGDCEVLFTRGGSGPAKPNPGTARSHPRSCTGPPVVEVDARGLEPPQPLVTILEALASLPEGAALRARTDRRPMHLYAHLEERGFVGETEEQADGSFITHVRRR; translated from the coding sequence ATGAACCAACGCATCGTCACCCTGGATGTCCGGGAAGACATCCGCAGTGGCCGGGAGCCATTTGAGAGGATTATGCGGGCGGTCGCTGGCCTCAAAGGCAACGAGCAGTTCATGTTGGTTGCGCCGTTCGAACCCGTGCCCTTGTATGCGGTCCTGGCCCGGCAGGGATTTTCCCATCAGTCCAAAGCCACACCCGGTGGCGACTGTGAAGTGCTATTCACGCGCGGTGGCAGTGGGCCCGCCAAGCCAAACCCCGGTACCGCACGCTCGCATCCCCGTTCCTGCACGGGCCCGCCCGTCGTCGAAGTTGACGCCCGCGGGCTGGAGCCGCCCCAACCGCTGGTTACAATTCTGGAGGCGCTGGCGTCGTTACCCGAGGGCGCCGCGCTGCGTGCGCGCACAGACCGGCGGCCGATGCACCTTTACGCTCACCTGGAGGAACGCGGCTTTGTGGGCGAGACGGAAGAACAGGCCGATGGAAGTTTCATCACCCATGTCCGACGCCGTTAA
- a CDS encoding DUF2249 domain-containing protein: MNTPTAPLIGADKVMDVRPIPCSIKHGLILKTWRELPVGDHFILLNDHDPVPLRYQFEAEFPEAFTWDYLERGPEDFRVKLTKLKPLPPAIETGQSYGCSGH, from the coding sequence ATGAACACACCAACAGCACCCCTCATCGGCGCGGACAAAGTCATGGACGTGCGTCCCATCCCCTGCTCGATCAAGCACGGGCTTATCCTCAAGACCTGGCGTGAATTGCCCGTGGGCGATCACTTCATCCTGCTCAACGACCACGACCCCGTGCCGCTGCGCTACCAGTTCGAGGCCGAGTTTCCCGAGGCATTCACCTGGGACTACCTGGAGCGCGGCCCGGAGGACTTCCGCGTCAAGCTCACCAAGCTGAAGCCGCTGCCGCCTGCCATCGAGACCGGGCAATCCTACGGCTGCTCGGGGCACTAA
- a CDS encoding DUF853 family protein, whose product MSTSQPILVARNSRTDLFLLPQMANRHGLIAGATGTGKTVTLQGLAEGFSAQGVPVFLADVKGDLAGLSQPGGQSPKVLERVKQLHFDTYAPAAFPVTFWDVFGQSGHPVRSTISEMGPLLLSRLLVLNETQAGVLSLVFRIADEHGLLLLDLKDLRAMLNHVGQNAPAFTTQYGNISAASIGAIQRNLLAVEAQGGDMFFGEPALNLNDLIQTDAAGRGMINILAADKLMTSPKVYATLLLWMLSELFENLPEVGDLPQPKLVFFFDEAHLLFADLPSVLLEKIEQVVRLIRSKGVGVYFVTQNPRDVPDSVLGQLGNRVQHALRAFTPADQKRVKAAAETFRPNPQLDTESVLGELAVGEALVSLLDERGQPTVVERAFVMPPRSQIGPIRPEQRKALMANSIVADFYEKAIDRESAYERLTGAVGASAGQTQAPPVQVEKPGFFGSIFGARGGKPAPAAPPALPTVPKRPAGRQPDTFATMIAKSATRTVTTAVVGGLTRQIMRGVLGGIMGGRRR is encoded by the coding sequence ATGAGCACGTCCCAACCTATCCTCGTCGCGCGCAATTCGCGCACGGACCTGTTTCTGTTGCCGCAGATGGCCAACCGCCACGGCCTCATCGCCGGCGCCACCGGCACGGGCAAGACCGTCACCTTGCAGGGGCTCGCCGAGGGATTCAGCGCCCAGGGCGTGCCGGTGTTCCTCGCCGACGTGAAAGGCGATCTCGCCGGCCTGAGCCAGCCGGGCGGCCAGTCGCCCAAGGTGCTGGAGCGCGTGAAGCAGTTGCACTTCGACACCTACGCCCCCGCCGCCTTTCCGGTCACGTTCTGGGACGTCTTCGGCCAAAGCGGCCATCCCGTGCGCTCGACCATTTCCGAGATGGGCCCGCTACTGCTGTCGCGCCTGCTCGTGCTCAACGAAACCCAGGCGGGCGTCTTGAGCCTGGTCTTCCGCATTGCCGACGAACACGGGCTGCTCCTGCTCGACCTGAAAGACCTGCGCGCCATGCTCAATCACGTGGGCCAGAATGCTCCCGCCTTCACCACCCAATACGGCAACATCTCCGCCGCGAGCATCGGAGCCATCCAGCGCAACCTCCTCGCCGTCGAAGCGCAAGGCGGGGACATGTTCTTCGGCGAACCGGCGCTGAACCTGAACGACCTCATCCAGACCGACGCCGCCGGCCGCGGCATGATCAACATTCTGGCCGCCGACAAGCTCATGACCTCGCCGAAGGTCTATGCCACCCTGCTGCTGTGGATGCTCTCCGAGCTGTTCGAGAACCTGCCGGAGGTTGGCGATCTGCCGCAGCCCAAGCTCGTGTTCTTCTTTGACGAGGCCCATTTGCTCTTCGCGGACCTGCCCTCCGTGCTGCTCGAGAAGATCGAGCAGGTCGTGCGGCTCATCCGCTCCAAGGGCGTGGGTGTTTACTTTGTGACCCAGAACCCGCGCGATGTGCCCGACAGCGTCCTGGGCCAGCTCGGCAACCGGGTGCAACATGCCTTGCGCGCGTTCACCCCGGCCGACCAAAAACGCGTCAAGGCCGCCGCCGAAACCTTCCGCCCCAATCCCCAGCTCGACACCGAATCCGTGCTCGGGGAACTGGCGGTGGGCGAGGCGCTGGTCTCGCTGCTCGACGAACGCGGCCAGCCTACGGTTGTCGAACGCGCCTTCGTCATGCCGCCGCGCAGCCAAATCGGACCCATCCGGCCCGAGCAGCGCAAGGCGCTCATGGCCAACTCGATTGTGGCGGATTTCTATGAGAAAGCCATTGACCGTGAGTCGGCCTACGAGCGGTTGACCGGGGCCGTCGGGGCCAGCGCCGGGCAAACCCAGGCGCCACCGGTGCAAGTAGAGAAGCCCGGCTTCTTCGGCTCCATCTTCGGAGCCCGCGGCGGCAAACCCGCGCCGGCCGCTCCGCCGGCGTTGCCGACCGTGCCCAAGCGCCCGGCGGGACGCCAGCCGGACACCTTCGCAACCATGATCGCCAAGAGCGCCACGCGCACCGTCACCACGGCCGTGGTCGGCGGCCTCACCCGCCAGATCATGCGCGGGGTGCTCGGCGGCATCATGGGCGGACGCCGGCGGTAA
- a CDS encoding metal-sulfur cluster assembly factor, with product MSAPELNEALILQTLRQVVDPEIGCNIVDLGLVYGTCIEGARVTVQMTLTTRGCPMHESIAWGVKNALRNLEAVEEAEVEIVWDPPWHPSMMSDYARECVGMNG from the coding sequence ATGAGCGCACCGGAACTGAACGAAGCCTTGATCCTCCAAACCCTCCGCCAGGTCGTTGACCCGGAAATCGGCTGCAACATCGTGGACCTGGGCCTGGTTTACGGCACCTGCATCGAGGGCGCCAGGGTCACCGTCCAAATGACGCTCACTACGCGGGGTTGCCCGATGCACGAGAGCATCGCCTGGGGCGTGAAGAACGCCTTGCGCAACCTCGAAGCGGTCGAGGAGGCGGAAGTCGAGATCGTCTGGGATCCGCCGTGGCATCCCTCCATGATGAGCGATTACGCCCGCGAATGCGTGGGCATGAACGGCTAA
- a CDS encoding family 10 glycosylhydrolase encodes MSRRKQPVILTCIMLLLSGLAAQSAPPDDFPRFQVPGHEKEMASLRDLFWLHYPGAGPKATLWDEWLPDASLWPAVSTENKADAMRQAWSETLGARIVDPEGYVATHQHASIAHQLGWPFPFWNQGRRGCGWHFSFKDTIGPGWRPNDLSKPAGWKLTGLRDAGVHDDGWRLEATNAAAVVTAPPWKCHTFEVPFLQLRWQTDGRGAVRPFVEWTTPSATNFSLGRRMYFEAVKGDRISCTMIPMYRHPQWTGEVAQLRIGLGNTAPCSVTIQAFFSQYDTRHNINSQNFVRGCAKYFWWTRDLEFLRAQINRMRTALRHVMTEHHALERKAVYTDWVGHDGRSGLERGADGAKTIHTGQGIGNNYWDLLPFGGLDTYATIQYYDAVRVMAVIEREIEAHPEWQIPGGVLSLDPAMLERHAAEVKTEGNRVFWNPETQRFNACVDADGKTHDYGFTFLNLEAIYYDFAMPRHASAILSWINGDRVVAGDTSQGTDIYHWRFGPRATTRRNVDWYFWAWSSPESIPWGGQVQDGGAVFGFAYHDLMARLRVLGPDNAWQRLREIVPWFDEVQAAGGYRKYYNGSREGSLQGGGTAGGLGLDMEFFESAMVPQIMLNGFLGFAPRADGFKLDPRLPADWPELAVDRVRFQNLVLRLRATREAIEIRKDGPASEPVCLRLPEGSWKALLLREDGSVWRETRLRKRENDGALRLNWGEAAGVRLVKASAAPARSPAEQEAFFRAQTSKPGEFRATWIHSAFGIEGWGWDRTIAVLKTNGFNAIIPNLVWAGVAYYPSKVLPVSPKVAEEGDQVAECLKACRKYGVEMHVWKVNHNLLRAPSEFVAKLRAAGRTQKDRKGGEVTWLCPSHPENFALERDSMLELARQYDVDGIHFDYIRYPNADACYCEGCRERFEQAAGSKVERWPEDVLAGKSAQPFGDWRREQVTRLVRAVSQEAHQLKPGIKVSAAVFGNWESARRVVGQDAKAWVDAGYLDFVCPMNYEGEDVAFSRWVREQVAAVSHKIPCYAGIGAHELSGPEQLAAQIQLSRELGADGFVIFNLTEKLATRFLPPLRLGVTSAPPMR; translated from the coding sequence ATGAGCCGGCGCAAACAACCAGTGATTCTAACCTGTATAATGCTGCTGCTGTCAGGCTTGGCAGCCCAATCCGCTCCACCGGATGACTTCCCTCGCTTCCAGGTGCCCGGCCACGAGAAGGAGATGGCCTCCTTGCGCGACCTGTTCTGGCTGCATTACCCGGGGGCGGGTCCCAAGGCCACGCTTTGGGATGAGTGGCTCCCGGATGCCTCGCTGTGGCCCGCTGTTTCGACGGAGAACAAGGCTGACGCCATGCGCCAGGCGTGGTCCGAGACGCTCGGCGCGCGGATTGTGGATCCGGAAGGTTACGTGGCGACGCACCAGCACGCCAGCATTGCCCACCAGCTCGGCTGGCCATTTCCCTTCTGGAACCAGGGCCGGCGCGGCTGCGGTTGGCATTTCTCGTTCAAGGACACCATAGGACCGGGCTGGCGGCCAAACGACCTCAGCAAGCCCGCTGGCTGGAAGCTAACCGGACTGCGCGACGCCGGCGTGCACGACGATGGTTGGCGCCTGGAGGCGACCAACGCCGCCGCGGTGGTGACCGCGCCGCCGTGGAAGTGTCACACGTTCGAGGTTCCTTTCCTCCAACTCCGCTGGCAAACCGACGGCCGGGGCGCGGTGCGGCCATTTGTCGAATGGACCACCCCCTCGGCGACCAACTTCAGTCTTGGCCGGCGGATGTACTTTGAGGCGGTGAAAGGCGACCGCATCAGCTGCACGATGATCCCGATGTATCGCCACCCGCAGTGGACCGGTGAAGTCGCCCAACTGCGCATCGGCCTGGGCAACACCGCGCCGTGCAGCGTCACGATACAGGCGTTCTTCTCGCAATACGACACCCGGCACAACATCAACAGTCAGAACTTCGTGCGCGGCTGCGCGAAATACTTCTGGTGGACGCGCGACTTGGAATTCCTGCGCGCGCAGATCAATCGCATGCGCACTGCCTTGCGGCACGTCATGACCGAGCACCACGCGCTGGAGCGCAAGGCCGTTTACACCGACTGGGTGGGGCATGATGGCCGCAGCGGTCTGGAGCGAGGCGCGGACGGCGCCAAGACCATTCACACCGGTCAGGGCATTGGCAACAACTATTGGGACCTCTTGCCGTTCGGCGGGCTGGATACCTACGCGACAATCCAATATTACGACGCGGTCCGCGTGATGGCGGTCATCGAGCGCGAGATCGAGGCGCACCCGGAATGGCAGATACCCGGCGGCGTGTTGAGTTTGGACCCGGCAATGCTGGAGCGCCATGCGGCGGAGGTGAAAACCGAAGGCAACCGCGTGTTCTGGAACCCCGAGACCCAACGCTTCAATGCGTGTGTGGATGCCGATGGCAAGACGCACGATTACGGGTTCACGTTTCTCAACCTGGAGGCAATCTACTACGACTTCGCCATGCCGCGGCATGCGAGCGCCATCCTGAGCTGGATTAACGGTGACCGCGTGGTGGCGGGCGACACCTCGCAAGGCACAGACATCTACCACTGGCGTTTCGGGCCGCGCGCCACAACCAGGCGCAACGTGGACTGGTATTTCTGGGCCTGGAGCAGTCCGGAGAGCATCCCGTGGGGCGGCCAGGTGCAGGATGGAGGCGCGGTGTTCGGATTCGCCTACCACGACTTGATGGCGCGGCTCAGGGTTCTCGGACCGGACAACGCGTGGCAGCGACTGCGCGAAATCGTGCCGTGGTTCGACGAGGTGCAGGCCGCCGGCGGCTATCGGAAGTATTACAACGGGTCGCGCGAAGGCTCACTGCAAGGCGGCGGCACGGCGGGCGGCCTCGGGCTGGACATGGAGTTCTTCGAAAGCGCAATGGTCCCGCAGATCATGCTGAACGGCTTTCTCGGTTTCGCCCCGCGAGCCGACGGCTTCAAGCTCGACCCGCGGCTGCCCGCGGACTGGCCGGAGCTCGCGGTGGATCGGGTTCGCTTCCAGAACCTGGTCTTGCGCCTGCGGGCCACCCGCGAGGCCATCGAAATCCGGAAGGACGGCCCGGCGTCGGAGCCGGTGTGCTTGCGGCTCCCCGAAGGCTCATGGAAAGCACTGCTATTGCGTGAGGACGGTTCGGTCTGGCGCGAGACCAGGCTGCGCAAACGCGAGAATGACGGCGCCCTCAGGCTGAATTGGGGTGAGGCCGCCGGTGTGCGGCTGGTGAAAGCAAGTGCTGCTCCAGCCAGGAGCCCGGCTGAGCAGGAGGCCTTCTTCCGCGCACAAACGTCCAAGCCGGGGGAGTTTCGTGCCACCTGGATCCACTCGGCCTTTGGGATCGAGGGCTGGGGCTGGGACAGGACGATCGCCGTGCTCAAGACCAACGGATTCAACGCCATCATCCCGAACCTTGTGTGGGCCGGTGTGGCTTATTATCCCAGCAAAGTTCTCCCGGTGAGCCCGAAGGTCGCCGAGGAGGGCGATCAAGTGGCCGAATGCCTCAAAGCCTGCCGCAAGTACGGCGTTGAGATGCATGTCTGGAAGGTCAACCACAACCTGCTGCGTGCCCCATCCGAATTCGTCGCGAAGCTGCGCGCTGCCGGCCGCACACAAAAGGACCGAAAAGGCGGAGAGGTTACATGGCTTTGTCCTTCACACCCGGAGAACTTCGCCCTGGAGCGCGATTCCATGCTCGAGCTTGCACGCCAGTACGACGTGGACGGCATCCACTTCGATTACATCCGCTACCCGAATGCCGATGCCTGCTATTGCGAGGGTTGCCGCGAGCGTTTCGAGCAAGCTGCGGGCAGCAAGGTCGAGAGGTGGCCCGAAGACGTGCTGGCCGGAAAGTCTGCCCAGCCGTTTGGGGACTGGCGGCGCGAACAAGTCACACGGCTGGTGCGCGCGGTGAGCCAGGAGGCCCACCAGCTGAAGCCGGGGATAAAGGTCTCCGCGGCGGTCTTTGGCAACTGGGAAAGCGCCCGCAGAGTGGTGGGACAGGACGCAAAAGCCTGGGTTGACGCCGGTTACCTGGACTTTGTCTGTCCGATGAACTACGAGGGCGAGGATGTCGCTTTCTCCAGGTGGGTCCGCGAACAGGTCGCGGCGGTCAGCCACAAGATCCCCTGCTACGCGGGCATCGGCGCCCACGAACTTTCCGGCCCGGAGCAACTTGCCGCGCAAATCCAATTGTCGCGCGAACTCGGCGCCGATGGCTTTGTCATCTTCAATCTGACCGAGAAGCTGGCAACCCGGTTTCTCCCGCCGCTGCGGCTCGGTGTTACCTCGGCGCCGCCGATGCGCTGA
- a CDS encoding cbb3-type cytochrome c oxidase subunit I: MSDAVKTMIPRAVSSPGTTSVSSLNAPSIALPLRFLAAGLLALFTGVVLLVLRPEMLATYHYNQYVIAVTHLFVLGWICTVVMGAMYQLVPVALETRLHSERLAAWQFALHLVGFAGMVWMFWAWNMKQVGHFGCVLTVGVGLFVYNIARTLLRVPRWNVVAAAIASALGWLSLAVCAGLTIAVGKCSYDSAAALAPGNPFGTLLVGLKAVAALVARFDQISAMHAHAHLGALGVFVMLIVGISYKLVPMFTLSEIQSPRRAGASVLLLNVGLLGSFVAVLLRHPLKMAFALVVVAGLACFGIELLAILRARKRATLDWGMRYFLTALSLLGPLAILALGLSWPGLPLTALTGQLENVYGFLALMGVVSFAIIGMFYKILPFLVWYGSYSRQIGLCKVPSLADLYSPALQVAGYWLYVASLAGTSIAIVLGNAAAVRGGLLLLGLGLGTLALNVIKILSHLIRPQIQPLTLRRAAAASL, translated from the coding sequence ATGTCCGACGCCGTTAAGACCATGATCCCGCGCGCTGTGTCCTCGCCGGGCACGACTTCCGTCTCCAGCCTCAACGCGCCATCCATCGCCCTTCCCTTGCGCTTCCTGGCGGCCGGGTTGCTGGCCCTGTTCACCGGGGTGGTCCTGCTCGTGTTGCGGCCGGAGATGCTGGCGACTTACCACTACAACCAGTACGTAATTGCCGTCACGCACCTGTTCGTGCTGGGCTGGATTTGCACCGTCGTTATGGGCGCCATGTACCAGCTCGTGCCGGTCGCGCTGGAGACCAGGCTCCACAGCGAGAGGCTCGCCGCCTGGCAATTCGCCCTGCACCTGGTCGGGTTCGCCGGCATGGTCTGGATGTTCTGGGCCTGGAACATGAAACAGGTCGGGCATTTTGGCTGTGTGCTGACCGTGGGCGTGGGCCTCTTCGTTTACAACATCGCGCGGACCCTGCTCCGCGTGCCGCGCTGGAATGTCGTTGCCGCCGCCATCGCGTCCGCGCTGGGCTGGCTGTCGCTGGCGGTATGTGCGGGGCTGACCATCGCCGTGGGCAAGTGCAGCTACGACTCCGCCGCGGCGCTGGCGCCCGGCAACCCGTTTGGGACGCTCCTGGTCGGACTGAAAGCCGTGGCCGCCTTGGTCGCGCGCTTCGATCAGATCAGCGCCATGCATGCGCACGCGCACCTGGGCGCGTTGGGCGTGTTCGTGATGCTCATCGTGGGCATCTCCTACAAGCTCGTGCCAATGTTCACGCTGAGTGAGATCCAGAGCCCCCGCCGGGCTGGAGCCTCCGTGCTCCTGCTCAACGTGGGCCTGCTCGGTTCTTTCGTTGCCGTCCTGCTTCGCCACCCCCTCAAGATGGCCTTTGCCCTGGTGGTCGTGGCCGGCCTGGCGTGCTTCGGCATCGAGTTGCTGGCCATTCTCCGCGCGCGCAAGCGCGCCACGCTGGACTGGGGCATGCGCTATTTTCTGACCGCCCTGAGCCTGCTCGGGCCGCTGGCAATCCTCGCGCTCGGGCTGTCGTGGCCGGGATTGCCGCTCACAGCCCTGACCGGCCAGCTTGAGAATGTATATGGATTCCTCGCGCTCATGGGCGTGGTTTCCTTCGCCATCATCGGCATGTTCTACAAAATCCTCCCATTCCTGGTCTGGTATGGCAGCTACAGCCGGCAAATCGGCTTGTGCAAAGTTCCCTCGCTGGCCGATCTCTATTCGCCCGCCCTGCAGGTCGCGGGCTACTGGTTGTATGTGGCGAGCCTGGCTGGCACCAGCATCGCCATCGTGCTGGGAAACGCGGCGGCAGTGAGAGGCGGTCTCCTGCTGCTCGGGCTGGGCCTCGGAACGCTTGCGTTGAACGTCATCAAAATCCTCAGCCACCTTATCCGCCCTCAAATCCAACCCCTTACCCTGCGGCGGGCGGCAGCCGCCAGTCTATGA
- a CDS encoding methyltransferase domain-containing protein — translation MPQPSPDDYRVSMNNTVASYLHFMGAALIKFRQTGAIVPSQRFLIGKMIAPVSPAYSGRIIELGAGNGALTLRLAARCPKAHIVACEINPMLARKTRDNLDRAGINGRVEVISDSAGHLLSEMNRRGMDKTEYVISGIPLGNLRGERAQALIDAVNSALNQGGWYIQFQYSLIDRKRIRSRFKSLRTVPVLLNFPPAVVYYARK, via the coding sequence ATGCCCCAACCTAGTCCGGATGATTACAGAGTCTCGATGAATAACACAGTGGCAAGTTACCTGCACTTCATGGGCGCCGCCCTGATAAAGTTCAGGCAGACGGGCGCCATTGTGCCCTCGCAGAGGTTTCTCATCGGCAAGATGATTGCCCCGGTGTCGCCGGCTTATTCGGGGCGCATCATCGAGTTGGGCGCCGGCAATGGCGCCTTGACCCTCCGCCTGGCCGCCCGCTGCCCCAAAGCGCACATAGTGGCTTGCGAAATCAACCCCATGCTGGCGCGCAAGACGCGGGACAACCTGGACCGCGCCGGCATCAACGGCCGGGTCGAAGTGATTTCTGATTCCGCCGGCCACCTCCTGTCGGAAATGAACCGGCGGGGAATGGACAAAACGGAATATGTGATCTCGGGCATTCCCTTGGGGAACCTCCGTGGTGAGCGGGCGCAGGCGTTGATTGACGCCGTCAACAGCGCGCTGAATCAGGGCGGCTGGTACATCCAGTTCCAATACTCGCTGATTGACCGGAAGCGCATCCGCTCGCGGTTTAAGAGCCTGCGCACCGTCCCGGTCTTGCTCAATTTCCCGCCGGCGGTCGTTTACTACGCGCGGAAGTAG
- a CDS encoding type II secretion system protein: MNRGIYRRISNAPSRNRANPRAQVRPAKSSAFTLIELLVVIAIIAILASMLLPALARAKESANRIKCVNNLKQLGLSVKLYADDFDGLFPPRTNSWRWPTQLLEYYRTTNLLVCTTDALRGPPPTDRSSLMPADRADRSYLINGWNDYFSDALDAARSMRETAVIHPSETLLFGEKKNLPGENPPRSTHYFMDLSEGVGNDLDQVEQGCHSVTRKGRYSGGSNFAYVDGSARYIRYGNTVWPLNLWAVNESNRLAFAWKP, translated from the coding sequence ATGAATCGAGGCATTTACCGCCGGATTTCGAACGCCCCCAGCCGCAACCGGGCAAACCCGCGGGCGCAAGTGCGCCCCGCCAAATCATCAGCCTTTACGCTGATCGAGCTGCTGGTGGTCATTGCGATCATCGCCATTCTGGCCAGCATGCTCCTGCCGGCGCTCGCCCGGGCCAAAGAGTCCGCCAACCGCATCAAGTGCGTCAACAACCTCAAGCAATTGGGATTGTCGGTTAAGCTGTATGCCGACGATTTTGACGGGCTGTTCCCCCCGCGCACGAATAGCTGGCGCTGGCCCACGCAGTTGCTGGAATACTACCGCACCACCAATCTGCTGGTCTGCACGACCGACGCCCTCCGCGGCCCGCCCCCGACCGACCGGTCGTCGCTGATGCCCGCTGATCGCGCCGACCGCAGCTACTTGATCAACGGGTGGAACGACTACTTCAGTGATGCGTTGGATGCCGCCCGTTCCATGAGGGAAACCGCCGTGATCCATCCGTCGGAAACACTCCTCTTCGGCGAGAAGAAGAATCTGCCCGGCGAAAACCCGCCCCGATCCACGCACTATTTCATGGACCTGAGCGAGGGCGTGGGCAATGACCTGGATCAGGTCGAGCAGGGGTGCCATTCGGTGACGCGCAAGGGCAGATACTCCGGCGGGTCCAACTTCGCCTATGTGGACGGCAGCGCGCGCTACATCCGGTATGGGAACACGGTCTGGCCCTTGAACCTCTGGGCGGTCAACGAATCGAACCGTTTGGCCTTTGCCTGGAAGCCGTAG
- a CDS encoding 4-alpha-glucanotransferase, whose protein sequence is MKLSPNQSLAGILEPVFAIRTEDDLGIGDAEGVRQMIDWCHRHQLNILQTLPINEVSDDNSPYNALSSLALEPATIAVSPRHIPDLAPGVFAKLAPPELLAELRNGPVNYPGVKKLKRKLLEAAFESFAAHHLNRDSERSRQFDSFQKENAAWLSDYALFRLLMEENGGFPTWDRWTVKHRSPQAARAWLESLPEKRRAELTRKQLFFMYVQWLAFDQWQALKAYGTTRHVYLMGDIPFGVGRFSADVWANRDIFDLDWSGGAPPEKVFKVDAFTEKWGQNWGVPNYRWEELRRRDFDWWRTRVGNIQKVFHLYRIDHVLGFFRIYSFPWTPDRNAEFLPLTEAEAAVKTGGRLPGFKQFPDDTPEHQAANQAQGEEILRVVLEGSGETTVVAEDLGVVPEYVPPTLLKLGIPGFRIPMLFREHDGRYLDPGTYPRLSLAQPTTHDHPPLAAAWAECWRNIDAGKEVAIQRRELRQMLEFAGLKGVEPAREFTDQLHEAFTRRVLQSPSWLAVFQITDVFGMTARFNTPGSVSPTNWTHRLPFSVQELDEDPFLLQQAEMFSRLAKESGRVS, encoded by the coding sequence TGTCATCGTCATCAACTCAACATCCTTCAGACCCTGCCGATCAACGAGGTCAGCGACGACAACAGCCCTTACAACGCCCTGAGCTCGCTCGCGCTCGAGCCCGCCACGATTGCTGTTTCCCCGCGCCACATCCCGGACCTGGCGCCGGGCGTTTTCGCGAAGCTGGCGCCGCCTGAGTTGCTGGCTGAGTTGCGCAACGGGCCGGTGAATTATCCCGGCGTGAAGAAGCTCAAGCGCAAGCTGCTCGAAGCGGCGTTTGAGAGCTTCGCGGCGCATCACCTCAACCGGGACAGCGAGCGATCCCGGCAGTTCGACTCGTTCCAGAAGGAGAACGCCGCCTGGCTGTCCGATTACGCCCTGTTCCGCTTGCTGATGGAGGAGAACGGCGGCTTCCCCACCTGGGACCGCTGGACGGTCAAGCACCGGTCGCCGCAGGCCGCTCGCGCCTGGCTTGAATCACTGCCGGAGAAGCGCCGCGCCGAGCTGACCCGGAAGCAGCTTTTCTTCATGTATGTCCAATGGCTCGCCTTCGACCAATGGCAAGCCCTGAAGGCCTATGGCACCACTCGGCACGTTTATCTGATGGGCGACATCCCTTTCGGCGTGGGCCGATTCAGCGCGGACGTCTGGGCCAACCGCGACATTTTCGACCTGGACTGGAGCGGCGGGGCGCCGCCCGAGAAGGTGTTCAAGGTGGACGCCTTCACCGAGAAATGGGGGCAGAACTGGGGCGTCCCCAATTATCGCTGGGAGGAATTGCGCCGGCGCGACTTTGATTGGTGGCGCACCCGCGTCGGCAACATCCAGAAGGTTTTCCACCTCTACCGCATTGATCATGTGCTGGGCTTTTTCCGCATTTACTCGTTTCCGTGGACGCCGGACCGCAACGCCGAGTTCCTGCCGCTGACCGAGGCTGAAGCCGCCGTCAAGACCGGCGGGCGCCTGCCTGGGTTCAAGCAATTCCCCGACGACACCCCGGAGCACCAGGCGGCCAACCAGGCCCAGGGGGAGGAAATCCTGCGCGTGGTGCTGGAGGGCTCCGGGGAGACCACCGTCGTGGCGGAGGACCTGGGGGTCGTGCCGGAATACGTGCCGCCCACTCTCCTCAAGCTCGGCATCCCTGGGTTCCGGATCCCGATGCTCTTCCGGGAGCACGACGGCCGTTACCTGGACCCGGGGACCTATCCGCGCCTCTCGCTGGCCCAGCCCACCACGCACGACCATCCGCCGCTGGCGGCGGCGTGGGCCGAGTGCTGGCGCAACATTGATGCGGGCAAGGAGGTGGCCATCCAGCGGCGCGAGCTGCGCCAGATGCTGGAGTTCGCCGGCCTGAAGGGCGTCGAGCCCGCGCGCGAATTTACCGACCAGCTTCACGAAGCCTTCACCCGGCGCGTCCTGCAATCGCCCTCCTGGCTGGCCGTGTTTCAGATCACCGACGTGTTCGGCATGACTGCCCGTTTCAACACCCCCGGTTCAGTGTCGCCCACCAACTGGACGCACCGCCTCCCGTTCAGCGTTCAGGAATTGGACGAGGACCCGTTCCTGTTGCAGCAAGCGGAGATGTTTTCCCGGCTCGCCAAGGAGAGCGGGCGGGTGAGCTGA
- a CDS encoding cupin domain-containing protein — MSEQPLLDAKSEKIISLVQETQFAPNGIVSRTLLRTPTVRVVLFGFAEGQELTEHTSTQQALIQVLSGECEFSLAGKPHQLKPGDFLHMPPNVPHAVKATKQFSMLLTLFKPA; from the coding sequence ATGAGTGAGCAACCATTATTGGATGCCAAGAGCGAAAAGATCATTTCGCTGGTGCAGGAAACACAGTTTGCCCCCAACGGCATTGTCAGCCGCACCCTGCTGCGGACGCCCACCGTGCGGGTCGTGCTGTTTGGATTCGCTGAGGGCCAGGAACTGACCGAACATACCTCCACCCAGCAAGCCTTGATCCAGGTGTTATCCGGCGAATGCGAGTTCTCGCTGGCCGGCAAGCCGCACCAACTCAAGCCCGGCGACTTCCTGCACATGCCGCCGAACGTGCCACACGCGGTCAAAGCGACCAAACAGTTTTCGATGCTGCTGACACTCTTCAAGCCGGCCTGA